DNA sequence from the Verrucomicrobiota bacterium genome:
TGGCTGGTCAAGGGCGCGGACGCCGGTGAAGCCGGACCGTTGCGCGGTGGCAAAGGCAGCACTTGGGAAGGCGGCGTACGCGAACCCACGCTCGCCTGGTGGCCGGGCCGCATTGTTCCCGGCACCGTCTGCGATGCCGTGGCGGGCAATATTGATTTCCTGCCCACCTTCGTGAAGCTTGCCGGTGGCTCCGTGCCGACCGATCGCAAGATTGATGGCCGCGATTTTTCCCCCTTGTTGTTTGGCACCAGCAAGGAATCCCAGCGCGAGGCGCATTATTATTATCATGGCTACAAACTCGAAGCGGTTCGCGTTCGTTCTTGGAAACTCGCTCTCAGTCCGCAAGCCGAAGGCATGGGGCTGAAAAAAGCCGATTCCGATGCCGCCAAACCGGGGCTCCGCCTCTACAACCTTGATTCCGATATCGGCGAACGCACCAACCTGGCGTCCGCGCACCCGGACATTGTGAAACGATTGCAGGACCTTGCCGCCAAAATGGCCGCTGAATTGGGCGATGGCAAACCCGGTCCCGAGGTCCGCCTGGCAGGCCAGGTGGAAAATCCCGTGCTGCTGTATCCCTCCGACGATGTGCCCAAAGCCAGAAAAGGTAAGGGGAAGGCGGCGGCGGCCAAAGGGGCTCATGCCTCCACCGCACTCGAAGCGCTGAAAATCGGCGACGTGCTGGATGCCGAGGAAGCTCTGCAAATCGCGAATCGCCCGATCACCATCACCTGCGACGTGGAACCGAAAGCAAAAAACGGGGTGATCATTGCTCACGGTGGTTCGGCGGTTGGCTATGCGCTCTACCTTAAGGAGGGGAAGGTCATGTTCACCGTACATTCTGGCGCCAAAACCAAGGTCAATCTCACCGCCAGCGAAACTCCATCTGGCCGTCTGGCCATGGTCGCCCAACTGACCAAAGACGGCACCATGACCCTTTCGCTGAACGGTAAGCTCGTGGCGACAGGCAAGGCCGAAAGCCTGATCGCCCGCCAGCCCCAGGAAAATTTCTGCGTGGGTCATGACGATAAGGTCACCGTCGGCGATTATGACGGCAAAACCCTGTTTCAAGGGACGATCGAAAACCTGAAGGTTACGACCAATCCGTAAAAGAGACCGACTGGGATGACGTTTATATGAAGCCTAAAAAAATGGTCGTATAATGCCAATAAAATTAGTTTTGTCTGTTTGCCACAGTATCAGTGTTTTTACATTGCTGGGAATCACCCGCTGGGTGGGAAGGAGGGGCATCGGGATTATTTTAGGTTCGCTATGCACAATAATTGGCCGGTTTTCTGTTTAGCCACCCAAATCTCCGCCCTAA
Encoded proteins:
- a CDS encoding sulfatase; this translates as MNAPPFYTIALGLLVGLFSSPSAHAASTPNIVLIFIDDIGYGDIGPFGSTKNRTPNLDRMAQQGMKFTSFYAAPVCSVSRAQVNTGCYGQRVSIPGVFPPASRNGINAAEHTTAELLKAQGYATMIIGKWHLGDQPEFLPTRHGFDHYFGLPYSNDMNKHSTQKGEKVVPLMRDEKVIELLTGPDQDQLTERYTEEALKFIRENQSRPFYLYLPHTAVHVPIHPGDKFKDKSKNGRYGDWVEEVDWSVGRVLDTLRELKLDSNTLVVFSSDNGPWLVKGADAGEAGPLRGGKGSTWEGGVREPTLAWWPGRIVPGTVCDAVAGNIDFLPTFVKLAGGSVPTDRKIDGRDFSPLLFGTSKESQREAHYYYHGYKLEAVRVRSWKLALSPQAEGMGLKKADSDAAKPGLRLYNLDSDIGERTNLASAHPDIVKRLQDLAAKMAAELGDGKPGPEVRLAGQVENPVLLYPSDDVPKARKGKGKAAAAKGAHASTALEALKIGDVLDAEEALQIANRPITITCDVEPKAKNGVIIAHGGSAVGYALYLKEGKVMFTVHSGAKTKVNLTASETPSGRLAMVAQLTKDGTMTLSLNGKLVATGKAESLIARQPQENFCVGHDDKVTVGDYDGKTLFQGTIENLKVTTNP